In the genome of Candidatus Binatus sp., one region contains:
- a CDS encoding nitrite/sulfite reductase → MPRKEPQSWEMVLKRNSVERLKHELFPTELAGQWNRLAETSYEKLPEEDIVRLQWFGMYHDKPKIGTFMMRVKIPSGILSADGLRAIGEISETYGRDQGELTTRQNFQLHYITLDKFPEILERLKRVGLTTMGGCGDVVRNITGCPVAGVDHDELFDVTPLIAEAAGFFYGNREYSDLPRKHKITIAACRYHCNAPEINCVALIGMVRDGREGFAVRVGGGQSSTPRLARHLGVFITREQAMPVMRAIIDVWKGTTEYRISRVKARLKFMIDDYGPAEFRKLVEARLGYALEDLAETPLPDDESDHMGISAQKQDGRHYAGFPVYLGLMSGRQMRAIADLVGSFGGDIRLTRRQNFIITGIPTAQLDDVIAKVGEIGFPLSANGLYASSIGCIGDPHCNYAVTPTKTKLATIIERLVAEFGEQVGGLKLNLDGCPHACAQHWTGDIGLQGTTGRGPNGEPLEAFDIILRGGLGRDAAIGKPVLRRVPSAMVEDQVTRLFGAYLERRQAGESFTRFCVRTSDAELTSIANGNAIGADAAA, encoded by the coding sequence GTGCCGAGGAAAGAACCACAATCCTGGGAAATGGTCTTGAAGCGCAACTCGGTCGAGCGCCTCAAGCACGAACTGTTTCCCACCGAACTCGCCGGCCAATGGAATCGCCTGGCCGAGACCTCGTACGAGAAGCTGCCCGAGGAAGATATCGTGCGTCTGCAGTGGTTCGGCATGTACCACGACAAGCCGAAGATCGGCACCTTCATGATGCGCGTGAAAATTCCGAGCGGCATCCTGAGCGCCGACGGGCTCCGCGCGATCGGCGAGATTTCCGAGACCTACGGACGCGACCAGGGCGAGCTCACGACGCGCCAGAACTTCCAGCTTCATTACATCACGCTCGATAAATTTCCCGAGATTCTCGAGCGCCTGAAGCGCGTCGGGCTCACCACGATGGGCGGCTGCGGCGACGTGGTGCGCAATATCACCGGATGTCCCGTCGCGGGCGTCGATCACGACGAGCTGTTTGACGTGACGCCGCTGATCGCAGAGGCGGCCGGCTTCTTTTACGGCAATCGCGAGTACTCGGATTTGCCGCGCAAGCACAAGATTACGATCGCGGCGTGCCGCTATCACTGCAATGCGCCGGAAATTAATTGCGTCGCGCTGATCGGGATGGTCCGCGACGGCCGCGAAGGATTCGCAGTGCGGGTCGGCGGCGGGCAATCCTCGACGCCGCGCCTCGCACGACATCTTGGCGTGTTCATCACGCGCGAACAGGCGATGCCCGTGATGCGCGCGATCATCGACGTGTGGAAAGGCACCACCGAGTACCGCATCTCGCGGGTCAAGGCGCGCCTCAAGTTCATGATCGACGATTACGGCCCCGCGGAGTTCCGCAAGCTGGTCGAGGCGCGGCTCGGTTACGCGCTCGAGGATCTCGCCGAGACGCCGCTTCCTGACGATGAAAGCGATCACATGGGAATCAGCGCGCAGAAGCAGGACGGCCGCCACTACGCGGGCTTTCCGGTGTACCTAGGCCTGATGAGCGGGCGTCAGATGCGCGCGATCGCAGACCTGGTCGGATCGTTCGGCGGCGATATCCGGCTCACGCGCCGGCAGAATTTCATCATCACGGGAATCCCGACAGCGCAACTCGACGACGTGATCGCAAAGGTCGGCGAGATCGGATTTCCACTCAGCGCGAACGGCCTCTATGCGTCATCGATCGGATGCATCGGCGATCCGCATTGCAACTACGCGGTGACGCCGACCAAGACCAAGCTCGCGACGATTATCGAGCGCCTGGTGGCCGAGTTTGGCGAACAGGTCGGCGGCCTGAAGCTCAATCTCGACGGATGCCCGCATGCGTGCGCGCAGCATTGGACCGGCGATATCGGGCTGCAGGGCACCACCGGACGCGGGCCGAACGGCGAGCCACTCGAGGCCTTCGATATCATCCTGCGCGGCGGACTCGGCAGGGACGCGGCAATCGGCAAGCCGGTGCTGCGCCGCGTGCCGTCCGCGATGGTCGAAGATCAGGTGACCCGCCTCTTCGGCGCATACCTCGAACGACGACAAGCGGGCGAGTCCTTCACGCGCTTTTGCGTGCGGACCTCCGACGCGGAATTGACCTCAATCGCAAACGGCAACGCAATCGGCGCTGACGCCGCCGCCTGA
- a CDS encoding Rrf2 family transcriptional regulator has product MKFGVGVDYSLKALLHLAERYPSNIPIRVEEIAETQDIPENYLRRLLIELKRGGLVASQKGPSGGYMLAKPPSRITMADVVEIVEGDYVPVECLEENSANCPREQACAMRDVWREVRDTVNSILRTATLQSLADKRKHALSFNI; this is encoded by the coding sequence ATGAAATTCGGCGTCGGCGTTGATTATTCCCTGAAGGCTTTGCTGCATCTGGCGGAGCGGTATCCATCGAACATCCCGATCCGGGTCGAGGAGATCGCCGAGACCCAGGACATCCCGGAGAACTACTTGCGGCGGCTCTTGATCGAGCTTAAACGCGGCGGCCTGGTCGCCAGCCAGAAGGGACCGAGCGGCGGCTACATGCTCGCCAAGCCGCCGTCGCGAATCACGATGGCCGACGTGGTCGAGATCGTCGAGGGCGACTACGTCCCGGTCGAATGCCTCGAGGAAAACTCGGCGAACTGCCCGCGCGAGCAAGCGTGCGCGATGCGCGACGTGTGGCGCGAGGTGCGCGATACGGTCAATTCGATCCTGCGCACGGCGACGCTGCAATCGCTCGCCGACAAGCGCAAGCACGCGCTGTCGTTCAACATTTAA